A genomic region of Homalodisca vitripennis isolate AUS2020 chromosome 5, UT_GWSS_2.1, whole genome shotgun sequence contains the following coding sequences:
- the LOC124362838 gene encoding apolipoprotein D-like: protein MTNLRTLTVLLGAVAVVRAQVPAFGWCPDYLPKADFDMDKYLGTWYEAERYVSVLEAGSRCVRTEYTAAKDGRILVANEIQNRLTGIKRILNGEIRSIPKGGADSKLSVKYSTLPYPVETSYTVLDTDYDTYSVVWSCSGLGLFNTQNAWVMTRERNPSVSTLQMAYAVLDKYKIGRTFFVKTDQTDCQIAEPADNVVDEESEKSAEGVPVVEEAQPEVEVPAKPVEAVKPVEPVKVEDGVRKEGVVPEAEKPVEVAPAQPVNEVDPAKPLKTVPAKSP, encoded by the exons ATGACGAATCTGAGGACACTGACCGTGCTGCTGGGAGCTGTGGCCGTGGTGAGGGCGCAGGTCCCGGCCTTCGGCTGGTGCCCGGACTACCTACCTAAGGCCGACTTTGACATGGATAAG TACCTGGGGACATGGTACGAGGCAGAGAGGTACGTGTCCGTGCTGGAGGCGGGCAGCCGCTGTGTCCGCACCGAGTATACGGCAGCGAAGGACGGCAGGATCCTGGTCGCCAACGAGATCCAGAATAGACT AACTGGTATCAAGCGAATCCTGAACGGTGAGATCCGTAGCATCCCCAAGGGTGGCGCAGACTCCAAGCTGAGCGTCAAGTATTCGACCCTGCCCT ACCCTGTGGAGACCTCTTACACGGTTCTGGACACCGATTACGACACCTACTCTGTGGTCTGGTCCTGCTCAGGCCTCGGTCTTTTCAACACCC AAAACGCCTGGGTGATGACGAGGGAGAGGAATCCTTCAGTGTCCACGCTGCAGATGGCCTACGCTGTCCTGGACAAATACAAGATCGGCAGAACCTTCTTCGTGAAGACGGACCAGACTGACTGCCAGATCGCCGAGCCTGCGGACAACGTTGTGGATGAAGAGTCGGAGAAGTCGGCGGAGGGTGTCCCCGTCGTCGAGGAAGCTCAGCCCGAAGTAGAAGTGCCCGCCAAGCCTGTGGAGGCGGTGAAGCCCGTAGAACCCGTGAAAGTGGAGGATGGAGTCAGGAAGGAGGGAGTGGTGCCCGAGGCGGAGAAGCCCGTGGAGGTAGCCCCAGCCCAGCCCGTGAACGAAGTAGACCCCGCAAAGCCCTTGAAGACTGTTCCTGCCAAGAGTCCGTGA